The following proteins are co-located in the Eublepharis macularius isolate TG4126 chromosome 5, MPM_Emac_v1.0, whole genome shotgun sequence genome:
- the SDC4 gene encoding syndecan-4, translating into MQPRCPAGLCVALLLLLAAAVAAESVRETETMDPHPYLEEFSSGDLPDDEDSWPDFIIDEGGDELSGSGDEEDTEDALPSVPAHPDDSMDNYIPDMKEESKDNGEPSVVENEIIPNKAVNSEGDVSNKISMASTATGSVFERTEVLAALIAGGAVGLLFAVFLVLLLVYRMKKKDEGSYDLGKKPIYKKAPTNEFYA; encoded by the exons ATGCAGCCCCGTTGTCCCGCCGGCCTGTGTGTcgccctcctgctgctgctggcggCTGCTGTCGCTGCCGAGTCG gTGAGAGAAACGGAGACGATGGACCCGCACCCTTATCTAGAGGAATTTTCATCGGGTGACTTGCCAGATGATGAAGACTCTTGGCCTGACTTCATAATTGACGAAGGAGGCGATGAATTATCGGGTTCAGGAGATGAGGAAG ATACAGAGGATGCCTTGCCTTCAGTCCCTGCCCATCCTGAT GACTCTATGGACAATTATATCCCTGATATGAAGGAAGAGAGCAAGGATAATGGTGAACCATCTGTAGTGGAAAATGAAATAATTCCCAACAAAGCTGTAAACTCTGAAGGAGACGTTTCCAACAAGATATCGATGGCCAGCACAGCCACCGGCAGCGTCTTCGAGAGAACTGAAGTTCTTGCAG CTCTTATTGCAGGTGGGGCAGTCGGGTTATTGTTTGCTGTCTTCCTGGTCCTTCTCCTGGTCTATCGCATGAAGAAAAAGGATGAGGGCAGTTACGACCTTGGCAAGAAGCCAATCTACAAGAAAGCGCCCACAAATGAATTCTACGCCTAA